From the genome of Salmo salar chromosome ssa29, Ssal_v3.1, whole genome shotgun sequence:
AAGCCTGGCAGACTAGGGTCAAAGTTTAGAATGGTCAAgcatagggttgcaaaattccggtaactttcccaaaattcccaagTTTTCCAGAAATCTTTCCAGAAATCCCGGGTGGAGTATTCACAGATTCCGTGCTTATTACCTCCTGACTCCAGGAATATTCCAACCCGGGATTTCTGGAATTTGGGGTAAGTTACCAGAATTATGAATCCCTAATCAAACATAACAAAATTCATAACCTTCATATTTACCTTTTAGTTAGACAAATGTAAAGTCAGTACCTGTAACTCTCTCGAACACATTTATCTGCTGCTACGAAGTCATTTCTGTGAAGGTGGACTAGCACTTGGGCAATGGTTTTCTGAAGAAGAAAATACACAGGCAACCATTTGGTTTTAATCTTCACAACAGGGGGAATAATAACACAGTCTGCTCACTTTTGAACGCGGTCAATTGTCTTTATCAGGCTAAATAAGTGAAAAGATCCTTAAACACACCTTAAAACACGTTGGGTAATTCTCTATTTCTTTATACATGTTCTTTTCCTTCTGAATCGACACTGCTGCTTCATCAAGCCTGACGGGCCAAAAACAACAGTTAGCTGGAAGGGAATGAGTAGGAAAGGTAGAACAATCTGTAAAGCAGGTGAGAATTTACTTGTGTTGCCTGACGAGAAGTCTTGATGCTTTCCCCAGCATCTCTACAGCTTGACGTAGACGGTCTTCATTCTGCAGAAATACACATTCATCATATCAAGAATATTTTGATTGATTTGGTCACTTTTCATCACATTAATATATATCCAATATCAATTAAATAAGACTGAGATTCCTGCAGATGTGACCCTGAACTGAGGCTGTGGCTTGGAAGAAACTCAATGATTGGTGTTCGCTAGTATCAAAAATTCAAGTCGTACCTCAAACACTGATGCAGCTTTCTGGTACAGATCCACTGCTTTTGCTAGATCCTGTGATTCGATTAGCCTGATAAAAGAAAGGGCAACTTTAACTTAAGTAGCCTAAGCATCAAAACGAGGAATAACAACGAGCATCATCATACGTTTACAGTGACATGCCAATGTTGACAGGGAATTCATTTTGAGAGACCGTCTAAGATGATCAATATTGGCTACCGGTACGTACTTTCCAGCTCTGTCGAGGGCCAAGGCTGCAGTGTCTGGGGTGCCATTCTCTACATACATCATGCTTGCTCTCTCAATATACTGGATAGCCTCTGGTATCCTCTGCATGTCCTGGAGAGAAGAAATATGTCTGTCAGTGATTAGCGTTAGTAGCTAGTTAATATTAAAAAACAGTAGTCATGTGTCAAAAGCGTCTGGCTAAAAACAAAGCCTTTAATCCAGAAGGGGGcaacaaaaaattaaaaactcTGGCATAAACGCAACAGTAAATTTCACCCGACCCCTGATAACAAGTATATATGATTGACAATAATGTTTATCACATTAACACTAACCTTGAGCATCATACCAGCTGCCTCAAGTGCTCTGTAACAGAAAGGTCTCCTTAGCAACATTCAATACAACCAGACGTAGACAAATCAGTGTCCTTCTGGTTCTATTAATATCATTACATAGGATAGGCCTAGATCTTTTATACTCACTTGGCTGCATGGAAAAGTCTGTACATTGAGTTGAGTTAAAGAAAACGTTGATGTTATTATCAGATCTTTGTGGTCCACAATTTTCAAATACAGCATATACAATTACGTTGTTCAAACCTAACCTGCAAAACCATTTATAAGCCTCCCTCCCCATTGGCAGTGAAAGGATACGTTTTGTTGTTGGTATGTGCCTCTGCCTCTTGCAGGTACGCCTCCTTCGCTTCTTCAAGCATCTTGGCATTTTTAAAGGCAACAGCTGGGCGAGAAGGGAATGCTTTATTATGCATTTATAATAAGCCAAATCATAAGACAACTTGAGCAACACTTCTGCAATATAGCCTAATATTACTGACAGTGTGCTATTGACCAACTAGACTATCAAATGTTGTTGTAGTAGGGGACATGCATTCGGGTCCAAATTGCTGCTGCATAGAATGTATGAGCCTTTGGGATACAATACCTGCTTTTGAGTACTCTGATGCAGCACTGTCATAGTCAGGcttccatttcatgaagctagtCTTTAAACTGTGGGGAAAATGCATCATATTCAGTGCCAAACATTACAGCAGCATTGCCTCTGAAAAAAGTTACAATCATATGAATTTGCCATAGGATGTAATACAGGTGTGGACGCCCTAGTATTGATGAAGTGATACCGACAGGCTTAACTGCAGTGCAGCTCAGCTGGCTTCCTATCTAGAATGgcaagctagcttgctaaattgaAAATACCATTCCTATGCTATTTGTTTCATACATAGGTACTTTACAATACACGATTACCAATACTATGACAGTGGCTGACTACCTACTGTAATAGCTCAAATGCGAGCTAGCTAGCGTCATCTAGCTAGCGAGATTTCCTTACTATTTTTCAGCCTTGGCAATGTGGTCGTGCGCCTCGTTGATTTTCGCAGCCATCTGGTCCAGTGGCAGCTCTGCTGTGTAGTCTACtaataatgtaatgaaacaaTATTTAATAATGAAGTTCTCACTGGCTAAAATGTAGTGAGACGTTGCTGTTGCCGTTACTGGTTTCAGGAGACCTTTCCTTCATCAGTGTTGACTACGGAAGCTCGTGAGTTGGATTTTATTTTTCTACTCATATACTGCGACAACGTTACACCTACTGGGCAATAATGTAACAGTTCGTTTTTTTCTCAGTTGAACGCCCTTCCTCATCCAGAAAACTAGTTTTCTttcatcaattcaattcaaggggctttattgacatgggaaacatatgttaacattgccaaagcaagtgaggtagataatatacaaaagtgaaataaacaataaaaggcATCTCTATTTGCAATGCATTATGAAATCTCCAGTTATTAATTTATATATAGcctacaaaatgtataatttcattcctctatcattacatgtattttatagtatttttacaccagcagttgcaaagtgctttacagatacgCAGCCCAGAACAAGCAATGCAGAGGAAGAAGCagtggccaggaaaaactccctagaaaggaactAGGCTCAGAGTGGTGTCTAGTCCTCATCTGGCTACTATTATCAGTGAAAAAAATTGTTGCTACTATTTTCTATGTGATAAGCTAATAAATTCGTATAGCCCAGTCGAATATATCACTGCCAAACTAGTAGACATGGCCAATCACATGACATCAATTGACAGAGTTCTTGGCTCGGGTTCACCTGAGCAGGGCTCCTGTGTCTGAAATGGTAACTGTATCTTTAAGGCGCTTGCATACCCCTGTCTGCTTTGTGTAGCGAGTGTGGAGAGTCACGCCATCAGAACATGCTTAATTCTGAAAGGTAGAGGTGGAAAAGGGGTTAAGAAACTTTCACCTCTGGAGCAACAATCGACTAGTTGGTCAAGGTGAGTTTATTATATTGTTCATCAGTGTGCGTTCTTTACCAAGACAAAAAACGGCATCCTTTCTTCCTAGTTAGTTGATGTTGAGAAAAGGTGTTTATAGCTTTGGATATGCCTCTCCAAAACACGAGGTTTGTTCATAAACGGCGCCTGAAAACTGTCAGACTTTTCATACAATTTATTCAAACTAAGTGTTTTAATTTTAGGATAAAATGTAGCTTTCCTTCCTTATGTAACCCTGAGGTCTTTTAAGAGGGTTGCGCTACTGGCATGATCAACATGCTATTATTGAATTAGATTACCGTAAtagctatacaacgtttgaacaTGGATTTTAAATGTATTCAGAGTTTAAGATTAAATGCGCAGCAACCTTTATGTAATTTAGTTGCCAGCAAGCGGGAAACCAATGTTTGCATTGCAGTGGGTCTGACGACTTGCGGATTGTGGTTTGTGTAGAAAGGGAATGATGCCCCTTTAAAGCAAACGGGCAATTTACCATAACAATTGAATCAAAGGGATGGTTCCTTGACACGATTTTCCTGCGTTTTATTAGTATGTTTATTTAGTCCCGATGACGTTTAGgtattttgttgatgttgaaTAAGGGGTACATTCCAAATTCTTGTCTGACTCTTTGTTTTGTCGGTGCAGGATACCGTTGTTTCGTGCGTGTCGGAAATGAAGTCTACTCAAATTTTACTATCCACTGCACTTCTTTTCCTTCTGTCTGGACTTTCCATGATTACCGCCTGCAACAAGGCTCTCTGTGCCAGTGATGTCAGCAAGTGCCTCATTCAGGTAAGAAGGCTAAACTCTTAGTGCGTTTTTTAAAAGGCGTTCGGCTTAGGTAAACTTTTATCTCACAAATATAATTTTTCTGTTACTAAATCACTTTGAGAGAACTCTGTGGAATTTCTATAAGGAATCTCTCATGTTTTTTACTGAGTAAATTGCCACTGCCATAGTGTTATGCCAATATTTTATTCCTTGGAATTCAGCTAAGACTTGATGAACCTCCCACAATGCATTTCCACTGTGTGTATGTCATTTTACATTAACCTAAAATCTCTACATTCTCGCTATACTGGAAACATGCATACAACCATAACAGTACCTGCAAACTAAATAAACCCTTCTGAGAACACTCAACTAACAAAGCGGAGATACTAAAAATGTACTCCGAAGTTGGCATGGCTTACAATCAAGCGCATGTTTTACATTTACAGCCACACAGTGTCTTCAAAGGATGTAGCCTAGTCTACCTTGGCTGTACATGCGATGGCCAATGGAGATTGATATCTGTATACCTTCCATGGTTGCTGTTGCAGCCACAACCACACTTGACTGTGGGCTCAGTTAGCTCCATCCCTGTGCACATCTGGAATTTGACCTCTGCTCTCCCTTTGAACTGCCCTCCCAGCCGCACTGGAGGAGTCACAGAACAGGCAGCTTAAGGTCGGCCCACTCCTCAAACATACGCAGTTACACACACCCGCCCGTAGTGATTTCTAACAGGATATGTATGGCTTATTTTCTTGTTTGAGTCAACCGTGACGTGCTCAATACACAAAAATAATGTTCTATTGTTTTGGCCCTCGTAACGACTAAAGCCAGACTGAGACTACTGTATTGAAAGAATGTTTGCACAACATGATAGAAGGCTTAAATGCATACAAGATGTATGCAAATGTGTGCCACCTTCACTGTCTATTGCTGAATTTCTCTCTTATTGTGAGTTATGCACTTATGTACATCAGTCCTGCCACGTACATAAAATGTGACCATGTTATAATATACATTGTGTGTTTTGTGATGTACAGGAGCTGTGTCAGTGCAGGCCCTCTGATGGGAACTGCTCATGCTGTAAGGAGTGTATGCTCTGTCTGGGCACGCTGTGGGAGGAGTGCTGCGACTGTGTGGGTAGG
Proteins encoded in this window:
- the LOC106590336 gene encoding gamma-soluble NSF attachment protein, giving the protein MAAKINEAHDHIAKAEKYLKTSFMKWKPDYDSAASEYSKAAVAFKNAKMLEEAKEAYLQEAEAHTNNKTLFHAAKALEAAGMMLKDMQRIPEAIQYIERASMMYVENGTPDTAALALDRAGKLIESQDLAKAVDLYQKAASVFENEDRLRQAVEMLGKASRLLVRQHKLDEAAVSIQKEKNMYKEIENYPTCFKKTIAQVLVHLHRNDFVAADKCVRESYSLPGFSGSEDCIALEQLLQGYDEQDEDQVHCVCNSPLFKYMDNDYAKLSISLRVPGGGKKKAPASAADAGEGGAGAGEADEDEYAGGLC